A genomic stretch from Desulfobacterales bacterium includes:
- a CDS encoding isocitrate/isopropylmalate family dehydrogenase gives MSQYRIGILKGDDIGLEIVPVAVEVLKAAVARYPEIEIDWLELPVGYPSYLENGETLPQKTLDTLYHLDGWILGPIGHMAYPKDDPKALNPHPILRRQFDLMSNIRPSKSHPSVPCLHQNVDIVIIRENNEGFQPDRNMFKGQAEFMPTPDMALSMRVITRKNSTFVAKTAFELAGQRNKQRKVTAIHKNTVFKIGCGLFVDSCRDVARDYPDITFDTMVVDTFAMNVVMKPHNFDVVVTTNMFGDILTDEVAGLVGGLGMAPGLCVGPQYVMAQATHGSAPDIAGKHIANPYAMIMSSQMMLLWLGEKKQDPQAVQAARDIETEMIKVLMLKDKITPDLGGSAKTEETGEAICAAIRGH, from the coding sequence ATGTCACAGTATCGTATTGGAATCTTAAAAGGGGATGATATCGGTTTGGAGATTGTACCGGTGGCGGTTGAGGTGCTAAAGGCGGCCGTTGCAAGATATCCGGAAATTGAAATCGATTGGTTAGAACTTCCCGTCGGCTACCCCTCCTACCTGGAAAACGGGGAAACATTGCCCCAAAAGACCCTGGATACGCTGTACCATTTGGACGGCTGGATATTGGGACCCATCGGACACATGGCATATCCCAAAGATGATCCCAAGGCCCTGAATCCCCATCCGATTTTGCGCCGGCAGTTTGATCTGATGAGCAACATCAGACCGTCAAAATCACACCCCTCGGTTCCGTGTCTGCATCAGAATGTCGATATCGTTATCATCAGAGAAAACAATGAAGGCTTTCAGCCGGACCGAAACATGTTTAAGGGCCAGGCGGAGTTCATGCCCACACCGGACATGGCGCTTTCGATGCGGGTGATTACCAGAAAAAATTCCACTTTTGTGGCAAAAACGGCATTTGAACTTGCCGGACAGCGGAACAAGCAAAGGAAAGTGACGGCCATTCATAAAAACACGGTTTTCAAAATCGGCTGCGGTCTATTTGTGGACTCCTGCCGGGATGTGGCCCGGGACTATCCGGACATCACATTTGATACGATGGTGGTGGACACGTTTGCCATGAATGTGGTGATGAAACCCCACAATTTTGATGTGGTCGTTACCACGAACATGTTCGGCGACATCCTTACCGATGAGGTCGCCGGTCTGGTGGGGGGATTGGGAATGGCGCCCGGGCTTTGCGTGGGGCCTCAGTATGTCATGGCCCAGGCTACCCATGGATCGGCTCCCGACATTGCCGGTAAGCATATCGCCAATCCGTATGCCATGATCATGTCCAGCCAGATGATGCTGTTGTGGCTGGGTGAAAAAAAACAGGATCCCCAGGCCGTTCAAGCTGCCCGCGATATTGAAACAGAAATGATAAAGGTTCTCATGCTCAAGGATAAAATTACCCCGGACCTGGGGGGGAGCGCCAAAACGGAAGAAACGGGGGAAGCCATCTGCGCAGCCATACGCGGCCACTGA
- a CDS encoding zinc-binding dehydrogenase codes for MISEKMHAVLTQKDDVVAEVMKLTGGFGCDLVVDHGQAEAIMLGSRMLRKRGRFVVGAAYASSSAPKIDFNAICNQKELTFIGRTMSGGAGTMPLKYP; via the coding sequence ATGATTTCCGAAAAAATGCATGCGGTCCTGACCCAAAAGGACGATGTGGTTGCTGAAGTGATGAAATTGACGGGTGGCTTCGGCTGCGACCTCGTTGTGGATCATGGACAGGCGGAGGCAATCATGCTGGGCTCCCGGATGCTGCGAAAACGGGGGCGTTTTGTGGTGGGGGCGGCCTATGCCAGCAGCAGCGCACCCAAGATCGATTTCAACGCAATCTGCAACCAGAAGGAATTGACCTTTATCGGACGGACCATGTCCGGCGGCGCCGGGACCATGCCATTAAAGTATCCATGA
- a CDS encoding tripartite tricarboxylate transporter substrate binding protein codes for MRRGMKGMNLLVVLLVVGVFVVTPASVKAFPNKPISLVTWSSPGGGGDVLGRNLQRPLSKIAGQRVIIVNKPGGSGAVAMEYAEKMKPDGHQLLIVTLSGIITPHVAGTRLSVADFKGLIRVQLDPEVLMVRGDSPYKNAKDAIEAKKADPGGIKFAGAFLGNLDSLLCYQLFKAAGIEKYDYVPFSGGGEAMTALLGGHVQVLFGNPSEVAPQVESGQIRLISIATPERLPGLPNVPTLKEQGYDIEGVLWRGIVAPPGTPDDRIMIMNQLVKTAMQDPEFVKYTERSQLSDGYLTPEQFHNNNQKQYKAYGEIIEKMGIRKKK; via the coding sequence ATGCGAAGAGGAATGAAGGGTATGAACCTGTTGGTCGTGTTGCTCGTAGTGGGAGTTTTTGTGGTCACTCCCGCATCGGTCAAGGCCTTTCCCAACAAACCGATTTCACTTGTCACATGGTCCAGCCCGGGCGGCGGCGGAGATGTTCTGGGCCGCAACCTGCAAAGACCGTTAAGCAAAATTGCCGGACAGCGCGTCATTATTGTAAATAAACCCGGCGGGTCCGGGGCGGTTGCCATGGAATATGCGGAAAAAATGAAACCGGACGGACATCAGTTGCTGATAGTGACCCTTTCCGGTATTATTACCCCCCACGTGGCTGGCACCCGCCTGAGCGTGGCTGATTTCAAGGGGTTGATTCGGGTTCAGTTGGATCCGGAAGTATTAATGGTCAGAGGAGACTCACCATATAAAAACGCAAAAGATGCGATTGAGGCAAAGAAAGCGGACCCCGGTGGCATAAAATTTGCGGGGGCATTTCTCGGAAACCTGGACAGTCTGCTGTGTTATCAGCTGTTCAAGGCAGCCGGGATCGAAAAATATGATTATGTGCCATTTTCCGGCGGCGGCGAAGCCATGACGGCACTGCTGGGTGGCCATGTCCAAGTGTTGTTCGGCAATCCGTCCGAGGTGGCGCCTCAGGTCGAATCCGGTCAAATCCGTCTGATCAGCATCGCCACCCCCGAACGCCTGCCGGGCCTTCCGAATGTTCCCACACTGAAAGAGCAGGGGTATGACATTGAGGGCGTGTTGTGGCGGGGAATTGTTGCACCTCCGGGAACACCTGATGACAGGATCATGATAATGAACCAGCTCGTCAAGACGGCCATGCAGGATCCGGAGTTCGTAAAGTACACGGAGAGGAGCCAGCTTTCCGATGGATATTTGACGCCGGAGCAGTTTCATAACAATAATCAAAAACAGTATAAAGCGTATGGCGAAATTATCGAAAAAATGGGAATTCGGAAAAAGAAATAA
- a CDS encoding tripartite tricarboxylate transporter permease yields the protein MVENLLLGFREAISWQSLGLMVLGSVWGFIGGALPGIQASTAMALILPLTWSMPPSGALMMLAAIYVSAEYSHSVPAILIRTPGTSAALVTTFDGYPLHQQGKGGKALSISLYGGFVGQLIGNSLLIVMVIPLSRIALAFGPPEFFALAVFGLTLVSSLGEKSVIKALVSSALGVAFATVGLDPLSGTLRFGFGVSHLVDGFETVAVLVGLLAVSEIFIQARDARPITKFKGSISTKLVTWGEFKKLLPLISWTSLLGLFIGALPGAGATIASLVAYSEAKRWSKHPDMFGKGSYEGVAAPETANNSAISGAMVPLLAFGIPGSGSAAIMIAALMLHGVTPGPMLFIKNPEIVYGLFVALFIATFMMLAMGLASIRPLIKLVSVPKPILLGCIMALVFVGMYTHNASLFNVGTALAFGLIGYLMHRYDFSPAACVLGFVLGPMVEISFRRSLIISNDSLAVFVQRPISLVLLVLAALTFIVPLIRFFRDFMRTRKNVSA from the coding sequence ATGGTTGAAAACTTGCTGCTAGGATTTCGAGAAGCCATCAGCTGGCAGAGCCTGGGCCTGATGGTTCTTGGGAGTGTATGGGGATTTATCGGGGGGGCCCTGCCGGGGATACAGGCCAGTACGGCTATGGCGCTGATCCTTCCACTAACCTGGAGCATGCCGCCCAGCGGTGCATTGATGATGCTGGCCGCTATTTATGTTTCAGCCGAGTACAGCCATTCCGTGCCGGCGATTTTGATCCGAACTCCTGGAACATCGGCCGCACTGGTGACGACGTTTGACGGGTATCCGCTCCACCAGCAGGGCAAGGGGGGGAAAGCCCTCAGTATTTCTCTATATGGCGGTTTCGTGGGACAACTTATCGGAAACAGTCTGCTGATCGTCATGGTTATACCGCTTTCGCGAATAGCACTGGCTTTTGGACCACCTGAATTTTTTGCCCTGGCCGTTTTTGGCTTAACCCTGGTTTCCAGTCTGGGTGAAAAAAGTGTGATCAAGGCTCTGGTGTCGTCGGCACTGGGGGTTGCCTTTGCCACGGTGGGTTTGGATCCTTTAAGCGGTACCTTGCGCTTTGGTTTCGGGGTGTCTCATCTGGTTGACGGGTTTGAAACCGTTGCCGTATTGGTCGGTTTGCTGGCGGTTTCGGAAATTTTCATTCAAGCCCGCGATGCCCGTCCCATTACAAAATTTAAAGGATCGATATCGACAAAGCTGGTGACTTGGGGTGAATTTAAAAAGCTGTTGCCCTTGATATCCTGGACGTCTTTGCTGGGGCTGTTTATCGGCGCGCTTCCGGGCGCCGGAGCTACCATCGCCAGCCTGGTGGCATACAGTGAGGCTAAACGCTGGTCGAAACACCCGGACATGTTCGGCAAAGGATCATATGAGGGTGTGGCCGCTCCCGAGACTGCCAATAATTCAGCGATTTCAGGGGCCATGGTTCCGCTGCTGGCGTTCGGCATTCCTGGATCGGGGTCCGCAGCCATCATGATCGCGGCACTCATGCTGCACGGTGTTACGCCGGGCCCCATGCTGTTTATTAAAAATCCCGAAATTGTGTATGGTCTATTTGTTGCCCTCTTTATTGCCACTTTTATGATGCTGGCCATGGGGCTTGCAAGCATTCGCCCGCTAATTAAGCTGGTGTCCGTGCCGAAACCGATTCTGTTGGGGTGCATCATGGCCCTGGTGTTCGTGGGAATGTACACCCATAACGCCAGCCTGTTCAATGTGGGCACCGCCCTGGCCTTTGGACTCATAGGATATCTGATGCACCGCTATGATTTTTCACCGGCGGCCTGCGTGCTGGGATTTGTCCTGGGGCCGATGGTGGAGATATCCTTTCGGCGTTCTTTGATCATATCCAATGACAGCCTGGCTGTTTTTGTGCAGCGTCCCATCTCCCTGGTATTACTGGTATTGGCTGCATTGACGTTTATCGTACCGTTGATCCGGTTCTTCAGAGATTTCATGCGGACACGGAAAAACGTTTCGGCATAG
- a CDS encoding tripartite tricarboxylate transporter TctB family protein yields MNTRQRVNLTCGVVCFLFAAIYMYFTIMIDPGAQIQLVSTKFVPKLLAALIAILSLLLMIVTVTTGSIQKEFEEPEQADRQAFYGTVMVSFLSLAVWSMIGFLSVPFLIGGTMVVNHSRETVKILTVSLGTTLILYLVFFQLFELPVPLGLLEAFLE; encoded by the coding sequence ATGAATACCAGACAGAGAGTCAACCTTACCTGCGGCGTCGTCTGTTTTCTGTTTGCCGCGATCTATATGTACTTTACGATTATGATTGATCCCGGGGCGCAAATCCAGCTGGTCAGCACCAAGTTTGTCCCCAAACTTCTAGCAGCGCTCATAGCGATACTCTCCCTGCTGCTCATGATCGTAACGGTTACTACCGGGTCGATTCAAAAAGAATTCGAAGAGCCGGAACAGGCGGATCGCCAAGCGTTTTACGGGACAGTGATGGTCTCTTTTTTATCGCTGGCGGTGTGGTCGATGATCGGGTTCCTGTCCGTACCATTCCTGATCGGGGGGACGATGGTTGTGAACCACAGCAGAGAAACAGTCAAAATCCTTACGGTTTCACTGGGTACGACCCTTATATTGTATCTGGTGTTTTTCCAACTTTTTGAATTGCCGGTGCCGCTCGGTTTACTGGAAGCATTTTTGGAGTAG
- a CDS encoding 4Fe-4S binding protein produces MKIDQEKCIVCEQCYPYCPVAAIKTIDHAGEPVAEIDQEECVECDVCRDRARVCPVDAIYMPELKWPRSVRLYFSNPHARHPFPPMQL; encoded by the coding sequence ATGAAAATTGATCAGGAAAAATGTATCGTCTGTGAACAATGTTACCCCTATTGTCCGGTGGCTGCGATCAAAACAATCGATCATGCCGGGGAACCCGTGGCCGAGATCGACCAGGAGGAATGTGTCGAATGTGATGTCTGTCGGGACAGGGCCAGGGTCTGTCCGGTTGACGCGATATACATGCCGGAGTTGAAATGGCCGCGGTCGGTCCGGCTGTATTTCAGCAATCCCCATGCGCGCCATCCTTTCCCACCGATGCAATTGTAA
- a CDS encoding amidase: protein MTDPRDLTIGAATYRMRTGELTARKLVESCLERIHERDSTIRAWVEVYEAQALEEARRCDREARAGKWRGDLHGIPVGVKDIIDVQGMWTRAGTAIYPARVAEVDAPSVQRLKAAGAIILGKTETTPFANNDPTVTRNPWNPKHTPGGSSSGSGAAVADRMCPAALGTQTGGSLLRPAAYTGIVGFKPTYGHISVQGVMPNTWSFDTVGVHARCVADAEIVWRNLKEKKPLPFARIPIAFHRPARRDPQDPPALGYIRDFFEKETAADVLRNLATAMEAFKKAGARIVELNLPDDFGLLIEGWSTIKGAELSAYHRPLFSTHGEQFPPKIKARIEKGFSVPAHQYVEAIRRRLLFQKKMSAILSPVDAVIMPVASTTAPEGLSSTGSSVFNRPWTFTGFPAMSIPSGLDSSGLPFAIQMAALPLAEAHLLSVAAWCEQVLGFKQRPV, encoded by the coding sequence ATGACAGATCCCAGGGACTTGACCATCGGCGCAGCAACATACCGGATGCGCACGGGTGAACTTACAGCACGGAAACTTGTGGAATCGTGCCTTGAACGAATCCACGAACGGGACAGTACCATCCGTGCCTGGGTGGAAGTATATGAAGCGCAGGCCCTTGAAGAAGCGCGCCGATGCGACCGGGAGGCGCGGGCCGGAAAGTGGCGGGGGGACCTGCACGGCATCCCCGTGGGCGTAAAGGACATCATCGATGTCCAGGGCATGTGGACGCGCGCCGGCACCGCTATTTATCCCGCACGTGTGGCCGAAGTCGATGCCCCGTCTGTCCAGCGGCTGAAGGCAGCCGGCGCAATCATTCTAGGAAAGACGGAAACAACCCCGTTTGCAAACAACGATCCCACTGTCACGCGCAATCCCTGGAATCCCAAACATACCCCCGGGGGATCCAGCAGCGGTTCGGGTGCGGCTGTTGCCGACCGTATGTGCCCGGCAGCCCTGGGCACCCAGACCGGAGGATCCCTGCTGCGGCCGGCCGCTTATACCGGCATCGTCGGTTTTAAGCCGACCTACGGCCATATCAGCGTCCAAGGCGTTATGCCCAATACCTGGAGCTTTGATACCGTGGGCGTGCACGCACGCTGTGTGGCGGATGCGGAGATTGTCTGGCGGAACCTGAAGGAAAAAAAACCGCTGCCGTTTGCCCGGATACCGATTGCTTTTCATAGACCGGCCCGGCGCGATCCGCAAGACCCCCCCGCCCTGGGCTACATCCGCGATTTTTTCGAAAAAGAAACCGCCGCTGATGTTCTCCGGAATCTGGCAACGGCGATGGAAGCATTTAAAAAGGCCGGCGCGAGGATTGTGGAATTAAACCTGCCGGATGATTTCGGGTTGCTGATTGAGGGGTGGAGCACAATAAAAGGTGCGGAACTGTCCGCTTACCACCGGCCGCTTTTTAGCACCCATGGAGAACAATTTCCACCGAAAATCAAAGCCCGGATTGAAAAAGGTTTTAGCGTTCCGGCACACCAGTATGTCGAGGCGATTCGCCGCCGGCTTCTATTTCAGAAAAAGATGAGCGCTATCCTGTCCCCGGTGGACGCGGTCATCATGCCGGTGGCTTCAACCACTGCGCCGGAAGGGCTATCCTCCACAGGTTCGAGCGTCTTTAACCGGCCGTGGACATTTACCGGGTTTCCGGCAATGTCCATCCCGTCCGGACTAGACTCAAGCGGACTCCCGTTTGCCATCCAGATGGCGGCGTTGCCCCTGGCGGAAGCGCATCTGCTGTCGGTTGCCGCCTGGTGTGAACAGGTGTTGGGATTCAAACAGCGTCCGGTTTAG
- a CDS encoding 4Fe-4S binding protein: MPVIDQEKCIGCRSCQTICTVDAIHFKDKKCKIDPELCTECYVCFRMKICHEGAIETQDLAGFYKQFQHVLSDPVETHGVTGVTGRGTEEVKTNDVSGRVKKGEVGLSIDMGRPGMGVYLRDAEKVAMACAKAGFKLAPQEETPLAALMPDLNTGKLIDECLNYRLLSVIVEGRCEEEKIKDVLKALMKVQHEIDTVFSLGLISRVDPDGHCKALEYLDELGIPQPHRGKVNPGLGKPLSTA, translated from the coding sequence ATGCCAGTCATCGATCAGGAAAAATGTATCGGCTGCCGGAGCTGCCAAACCATATGCACGGTCGACGCCATCCATTTCAAGGATAAAAAATGTAAAATCGATCCTGAATTGTGCACCGAATGCTATGTCTGCTTCCGGATGAAGATCTGCCACGAAGGGGCCATTGAAACCCAGGACCTTGCCGGATTTTATAAACAATTCCAGCATGTCCTGAGCGATCCGGTTGAAACGCACGGTGTGACCGGCGTTACCGGCCGGGGAACCGAAGAGGTTAAGACCAACGATGTTTCCGGGCGTGTTAAAAAAGGCGAGGTCGGTCTGTCCATCGACATGGGACGTCCCGGTATGGGGGTGTACCTGCGGGATGCCGAAAAGGTGGCAATGGCCTGCGCCAAAGCCGGCTTTAAGCTGGCGCCCCAGGAGGAGACCCCCCTGGCGGCCCTGATGCCCGATCTAAATACCGGAAAGCTGATTGATGAATGCTTAAATTATCGGCTGCTTTCGGTTATTGTGGAGGGCCGCTGTGAAGAAGAAAAGATAAAAGATGTCCTGAAAGCACTGATGAAGGTTCAACACGAAATCGATACGGTATTTTCCCTGGGACTTATCAGCCGGGTGGACCCGGACGGGCACTGCAAGGCGCTGGAATACCTGGATGAACTGGGAATCCCGCAACCCCATCGGGGAAAGGTAAATCCGGGGTTGGGCAAACCGCTGTCGACAGCATAG
- a CDS encoding 4Fe-4S binding protein → MIIYKEVCVGCGRCQPYCPAGAIAFEDMKSVVEQDACYECGNCLRVAICPVDAIHDSPQVYQYPRALRKYFSDPCATHAVTGIEGRGTEESKTNDVTERCGPGEFGVAIEVGRPTLGMGLADIQRITRALARSGITEIEPQNPIHSMIADPATGDLKVEMLNERVLSAIIELQVTPERLPDVLRTIKAVANEVDSVFTLDVFTTLEPGLTIPRKLLDIVEAEGFTWRPNAKINMGLGRASD, encoded by the coding sequence ATGATTATTTATAAAGAGGTTTGTGTGGGGTGCGGCCGCTGTCAGCCTTACTGTCCCGCCGGTGCGATTGCTTTTGAAGATATGAAAAGTGTGGTGGAGCAGGATGCCTGCTATGAGTGCGGAAACTGCCTGCGGGTGGCGATCTGCCCGGTGGATGCCATCCATGATTCGCCCCAGGTATACCAGTACCCACGGGCGCTGCGGAAATATTTCAGCGACCCCTGCGCCACCCATGCCGTTACCGGCATTGAAGGACGCGGCACCGAGGAGTCCAAGACCAATGATGTCACCGAGCGCTGCGGCCCGGGGGAATTCGGCGTCGCCATTGAAGTGGGGCGGCCCACGCTGGGCATGGGATTAGCGGACATTCAACGAATTACGCGCGCCCTTGCGCGCAGCGGTATTACCGAAATAGAACCGCAAAATCCGATTCACTCCATGATCGCCGATCCGGCCACCGGTGATCTGAAAGTCGAGATGCTGAATGAAAGGGTCCTCAGCGCGATTATTGAACTCCAAGTCACGCCGGAGCGTCTGCCGGATGTGCTCAGGACCATTAAAGCGGTCGCCAATGAGGTGGACAGCGTTTTTACCCTGGATGTATTTACGACCCTGGAACCCGGGCTGACGATTCCCCGGAAATTATTGGATATCGTCGAAGCAGAAGGTTTTACCTGGCGACCCAACGCAAAAATTAACATGGGTTTAGGAAGGGCCTCGGACTAG
- a CDS encoding FAD-dependent oxidoreductase, producing the protein MDCVIIGAGVAGMQAAFSCRQHWPQKTVTLIDAEAEVGYFRTLLPQFMVRTLAQSKLFFWKPENDPKLVVRSGLRVASLDRSNQRVILENGEKTAYERLILAPGGRPIVPGICARSSCDGIFPIRNLASARVVQKWLPDHSHIVILGGGLVGVKTAAHMARPELSVTLVEKEDQLLPQALSPRAAALVKAHLERKNIRIITGHSVEDIQVQGGELKAVQVGAKGIPCGTLLVAAGSVPDVQFLKDSDLLVKGELAVTPALQTSDPHIFAAGDAVTIQRDGNFTPWTWPQAITQGKLAGRNCYAKDPVQLNAFSRVNSMNLDGLSLVVLGAPVMGAEAVVYSRPGEGICRELFLKNGRIVGGALVGDISGAGVLHAAMNAGVEMDITDEDLLKPMSRALRQISIRCSRPKRRALFK; encoded by the coding sequence ATGGATTGCGTGATCATCGGCGCAGGGGTTGCCGGCATGCAGGCCGCTTTCAGCTGCCGGCAGCATTGGCCCCAAAAGACGGTTACCCTGATCGATGCCGAAGCGGAAGTCGGGTATTTTCGAACCCTGTTGCCCCAATTCATGGTGCGGACCCTTGCCCAGAGCAAGTTGTTTTTCTGGAAGCCGGAAAATGATCCGAAACTTGTCGTCCGGTCGGGTCTGCGGGTGGCGTCCCTTGATCGATCCAATCAGCGGGTCATTTTAGAAAACGGGGAAAAGACCGCCTATGAGCGGCTGATACTGGCGCCGGGGGGCCGTCCGATCGTTCCCGGCATTTGTGCCCGCAGTTCCTGCGACGGGATTTTTCCCATACGCAATCTTGCCTCCGCCCGGGTGGTTCAAAAATGGTTGCCGGATCATTCCCATATCGTTATCCTCGGGGGTGGCCTGGTGGGGGTGAAAACAGCGGCGCACATGGCACGGCCGGAGCTTTCGGTAACGCTGGTTGAAAAAGAAGATCAGTTGCTGCCCCAGGCATTATCACCCCGGGCAGCCGCTTTGGTCAAAGCCCACCTGGAGCGGAAAAATATCCGGATCATCACAGGGCATTCGGTTGAAGACATACAGGTGCAGGGTGGAGAACTGAAGGCGGTTCAGGTCGGCGCGAAAGGCATTCCCTGCGGAACGCTGCTGGTGGCGGCCGGCTCGGTCCCGGATGTGCAATTCCTGAAGGATTCCGATTTGCTGGTAAAGGGGGAACTGGCGGTAACCCCCGCTTTGCAAACGAGCGATCCACATATTTTTGCCGCCGGCGATGCCGTGACAATTCAGAGGGATGGCAATTTTACGCCGTGGACATGGCCCCAGGCGATTACCCAGGGAAAGCTCGCCGGGAGAAACTGTTATGCAAAGGATCCGGTGCAATTAAACGCTTTTTCACGGGTCAACAGCATGAATTTAGACGGCCTGTCCCTGGTCGTTCTGGGAGCGCCGGTAATGGGAGCGGAAGCGGTCGTGTATTCGCGTCCCGGGGAAGGCATTTGTCGCGAACTTTTCCTGAAAAACGGGCGGATTGTCGGCGGCGCGCTGGTGGGCGATATTTCCGGGGCCGGTGTTTTGCACGCCGCCATGAATGCGGGTGTGGAGATGGATATAACTGACGAAGACCTGCTGAAACCAATGTCCCGGGCGCTTCGGCAGATTTCGATACGATGTTCCAGACCCAAACGACGGGCATTATTTAAATAA
- a CDS encoding 4Fe-4S dicluster domain-containing protein — protein MKVIGVHLDRCTGCKTCELYCATERGSNSKFLLRSVQEAPLPQARVRVEGCNQVPVTLQCRHCRQAPCLDACLTGALVRDPETQMVVIHENRCIGCWTCTLFCPYGAIYPWPQRGIALKCDRCLYMENPICVDVCPTRALELVDVDEFEALLHGKRAKLIQEGTAFKKDGKMLLLDLVK, from the coding sequence GTGAAAGTGATCGGTGTCCATCTGGACCGCTGTACCGGATGTAAAACCTGTGAACTGTATTGTGCCACTGAAAGGGGCAGCAATAGTAAATTCCTGTTGCGGTCGGTGCAGGAAGCGCCTTTGCCCCAGGCGCGGGTAAGGGTTGAGGGGTGTAATCAAGTGCCGGTAACGCTCCAGTGCCGACACTGCCGGCAGGCGCCGTGTCTGGACGCCTGTCTCACCGGTGCGCTGGTGCGGGACCCGGAAACCCAGATGGTGGTAATTCATGAAAACCGTTGTATTGGATGCTGGACCTGCACCCTTTTCTGTCCCTATGGGGCAATCTATCCCTGGCCCCAGCGGGGAATCGCCCTTAAGTGCGATCGTTGCCTGTATATGGAAAACCCGATCTGCGTGGATGTCTGCCCGACCCGGGCACTCGAACTCGTGGATGTAGACGAGTTCGAAGCGCTGCTCCATGGGAAACGGGCAAAATTGATTCAGGAGGGCACTGCCTTTAAAAAAGACGGCAAAATGTTGCTGCTGGATTTGGTGAAATAA
- a CDS encoding FadR/GntR family transcriptional regulator gives MRQFEKITQIKFKSKSSIIAEQILQLIRTGQYPVSSKLPPERIIAEQMGVSRPSVREAISALQIVGVLETRPGDGTYVFKPLISDHLSSQVQTILEQSDSPYEIIQARKAIESGVIHQAIKLATDADIQRIRDAWHKKHEKGLEGDYDAYTKQGKDFHLSIAQATGNSLIVDIMDRLLSFTNQPLWRSMRCRYYELNPKRIEPMMDVHKMIVAAFEERNAEKAIQALEEDLDTVLEQLYNMS, from the coding sequence ATGCGGCAGTTCGAAAAAATTACCCAGATCAAGTTTAAGAGCAAGAGTTCAATCATTGCCGAGCAGATTTTACAGTTGATCAGAACCGGGCAGTATCCCGTCAGCAGCAAGCTTCCGCCGGAACGCATTATTGCCGAGCAGATGGGCGTCAGCCGGCCTTCGGTGAGAGAGGCCATCAGTGCACTGCAAATCGTCGGTGTCCTTGAAACCCGTCCGGGGGACGGCACCTATGTTTTCAAACCCCTGATCAGTGACCACCTGTCGTCGCAAGTGCAGACCATCCTTGAACAAAGCGACAGTCCTTATGAAATCATTCAGGCCCGAAAAGCAATCGAGTCGGGGGTCATCCATCAGGCCATCAAGCTGGCGACGGACGCCGATATCCAGCGTATCCGGGATGCGTGGCATAAAAAGCATGAAAAAGGGCTTGAAGGTGATTATGATGCCTATACCAAACAAGGGAAAGACTTTCATCTTTCCATTGCCCAGGCCACCGGAAACAGCCTGATTGTCGATATCATGGATCGGCTGCTCAGTTTTACCAATCAACCGTTGTGGCGCAGCATGCGATGCCGCTACTATGAGCTGAACCCGAAACGGATTGAACCGATGATGGATGTTCATAAAATGATCGTGGCCGCTTTTGAGGAAAGGAACGCTGAAAAAGCGATTCAAGCCCTGGAAGAGGATTTGGACACGGTGCTTGAACAGCTTTACAATATGAGTTAG